In Neomonachus schauinslandi chromosome 6, ASM220157v2, whole genome shotgun sequence, a genomic segment contains:
- the IKBKE gene encoding inhibitor of nuclear factor kappa-B kinase subunit epsilon isoform X4: MPRAPTSLPGPQPRWAQLLDLPQTESTTDSRPAASLPDPRLLGARGQKWPASQGQEMQSTVNYLWHTDDLLGQGATASVYKARNKKSGELVAVKVFNTASYLRPLEVQVREFEVLRKLNHQNIVKLFAVEETGAGRQKVLVMEYCSSGSLLSVLESPENAFGLPEEEFLVVLRCVVAGMNHLRENGIVHRDIKPGNIMRLMGEEGQSIYKLTDFGAARELDDDEKFVSLYGTEEYLHPDMYERAVLRKPQQKTFGVSVDLWSIGVTLYHAATGSLPFVPFGGPRRNKEMMYRIITEKPSGAIAGTQRQENGPLEWSYSLPITCRLSMGLQSQLVPILANILEVEQAKCWGFDQFFAETSDILQRVVVHVFSLSQAVLHHVYIHAHNTIAIFLDAVYEQTRVAPQHQKFLFEGHLCVLEPSLSAQHIAHTTASHPLALFSTASETPKGLAFRDPAQDIPKFFPKVDLQADYTTAKSVLGAGYQALWLAQTLLAGQEFMFRGLHWCVEMLQATCRRTLEVTRMALLFLSSSLGTERFSSVAGMPEMQELKRVTELRSKLRALAEALSRCSYSITETQMSLSNLSSELVKNRDQHPADSVLFGQDEPHLQTVQEIQNEARAWLQRGADSQAG, from the exons ATGCCACGCGCTCCCACCAGCCTGCCAGGCCCACAGCCGAGATGGG CTCAGCTCCTGGACTTGCCGCAGACAGAAAGCACAACAGACTCTCGCCCGGCAGCGTCTCTGCCTGATCCGCGGCTGCTCGGAGCGCGGG GCCAGAAGTGGCCAGCCAGCCAGGGGCAGGAGATGCAGAGCACCGTCAATTACCTATGGCACACGGACGacctgctggggcagggggccaCTGCCAGTGTGTACAAGGCCCGAAACAAG AAATCCGGGGAGCTGGTTGCTGTGAAGGTCTTCAACACGGCTAGCTACCTGCGACCCCTCGAGGTGCAGGTGAGGGAGTTTGAGGTCCTGCGAAAGCTGAACCACCAGAACATCGTCAAGCTCTTTGCGGTGGAGGAGACG GGGGCCGGCCGGCAGAAGGTGCTGGTGATGGAGTATTGCTCCAGTGGGAGCCTGCTCAGCGTGCTCGAGAGCCCCGAGAACGCCTTCGGGCTTCCCGAGGAGGAGTTTCTGGTGGTGCTGCGCTGTGTGG TGGCAGGCATGAACCACCTGCGGGAGAATGGCATCGTCCACCGCGACATTAAGCCTGGAAACATCATGCGCCtcatgggggaggaggggcagagcatCTACAAGCTGACGGACTTCGGGGCCGCCCGGGAGCTAGATGATGACGAGAAGTTTGTCTCTCTCTATGGCACTGAGGAGTACCTG CACCCCGACATGTATGAGCGGGCCGTGCTTCGCAAGCCCCAGCAGAAGACATTCGGGGTGTCCGTGGATCTCTGGAGCATTGGGGTCACCCTGTACCATGCAGCCACTGGCAGCCTTCCCTTCGTCCCCTTTGGTGGACCACGGCGTAACAAGGAAATGAT GTACCGGATCATCACGGAGAAGCCGTCCGGGGCCATCGCGGGCACGCAGCGGCAGGAGAACGGGCCCCTGGAGTGGAGCTACAGCCTTCCCATCACCTGCCGGCTGTCCAT GGGGCTGCAGAGCCAGCTGGTGCCCATCCTGGCCAACATCCTGGAGGTGGAACAGGCCAAGTGCTGGGGCTTCGACCAGTTCTTCGCGGAGACCAGCGACATCCTGCAGCGGGTCGTTGTCCATGTGTTCTCCCTGTCCCAGGCGGTCCTGCACCACGTCTACATCCATGCCCACAACAC GATAGCCATCTTTCTGGATGCTGTGTATGAGCAGACCAGGGTGGCACCCCAGCACCAGAAGTTCCTCTTTGAGGGTCACCTCTGCGTCCTCGAGCCCAGCCTGTCAGCGCAACATATCGCCCACACGACCGCAAGCCACCCCCTGGCCCTGTTCAGCACGGCCAGCGAGACCCCCAAGGGGCTGGCCTTCAGGGACC CTGCTCAGGACATCCCCAAGTTCTTCCCCAAAGTGGACCTGCAGGCAGATTACACCACCGCCAAG AGTGTACTGGGCGCCGGCTACCAGGCCCTGTGGCTGGCGCAGACCCTGCTGGCCGGGCAGGAGTTCATGTTTCGGGGGCTGCACTGGTGTGT GGAGATGCTCCAGGCTACGTGCAGGCGGACGCTGGAGGTCACGCGGATggccctcctcttcctcagcaGCAGCCTGGGCACCGAGAG GTTCAGCAGTGTGGCTGGGATGCCTGAGATGCAGGAGCTGAAGAGAGTCACGGAGCTGAGGTCCAAGCTGCGGGCT tTGGCAGAGGCCCTCTCCAGATGTTCCTACAGTATCACAGAGACCCAGATGAGCCTGAGCAACCTGAGCTCTGAGCTGGTGAAGAACCGGGATCAG